A region of candidate division KSB1 bacterium DNA encodes the following proteins:
- the rplM gene encoding 50S ribosomal protein L13, whose product MLKTFSAKKEEVKRKWYVIDAEDQVVGRLATKAATILRGKHKPIFTPHVDTGDHIVIINCEKVRLTGRKWSQKAYHHHTTYPGGLKTIIADKLRDEHPDRIIKSAIWGMIPHNRLGRQIMTKLRIYAGSDHPHSAQKPEALEIKA is encoded by the coding sequence ATGTTGAAAACATTTTCTGCCAAAAAGGAAGAAGTTAAAAGAAAATGGTATGTGATCGATGCTGAGGATCAAGTCGTGGGAAGATTGGCAACAAAAGCAGCGACAATACTCCGAGGAAAGCATAAACCCATTTTCACACCGCATGTGGATACGGGTGATCATATTGTAATTATCAATTGCGAAAAAGTAAGACTTACCGGGCGTAAATGGAGTCAGAAAGCATATCATCATCATACGACTTACCCGGGCGGCTTAAAAACAATTATTGCGGATAAATTACGTGATGAACATCCGGATCGCATCATTAAATCAGCAATATGGGGTATGATACCTCACAACAGACTTGGACGCCAAATAATGACAAAGTTACGCATTTATGCTGGTTCAGATCACCCGCACAGTGCTCAAAAACCTGAAGCTTTGGAAATTAAAGCTTAA
- the rpsI gene encoding 30S ribosomal protein S9: MKDNRYYATGRRKESVARVWMTPGSGEFKINGRSLLDHFKRETLKMLIEQPFEITETSGQYDISATVNGGGLSGQAGALRLGISRALLQINDEMRPLLRKAGFLTRDPRMVERKKYGQPKARKRFQFSKR, from the coding sequence ATGAAAGATAATAGGTATTACGCAACTGGCCGGCGAAAAGAATCCGTTGCTCGTGTTTGGATGACTCCCGGGTCTGGAGAGTTCAAAATAAATGGCAGATCTCTTCTCGATCATTTTAAGCGAGAGACATTAAAGATGTTAATCGAACAACCTTTTGAAATTACCGAAACCAGTGGCCAATATGATATTAGCGCAACTGTCAATGGCGGAGGTTTATCAGGTCAAGCCGGGGCGTTACGACTGGGAATTTCACGTGCGTTGCTTCAGATAAATGATGAAATGCGACCACTCTTAAGAAAGGCAGGATTTTTAACACGCGATCCTCGCATGGTTGAACGTAAGAAATACGGCCAACCCAAAGCGCGTAAGCGTTTTCAATTTTCGAAGAGATAA